A single Glycine soja cultivar W05 chromosome 14, ASM419377v2, whole genome shotgun sequence DNA region contains:
- the LOC114383670 gene encoding 5'-3' exoribonuclease 3-like isoform X4, translating to MGVPAFYRWLAEKYPMVIVDAIEEEPVVIDGVQIPVDTSKKNPNNIEYDNLYLDMNGIIHPCFHPEDRPSPTSFDEVFECMFDYIDRLFIMVRPRELLYMAIDGVAPRAKMNQQRSRRFRAAKDAADAAAEEARLREEFEKEGRKLPSKGESQTFDSNVITPGTEFMAVLSIALQYYVHLRLNNDPGWQNIKVILSDANVPGEGEHKIMSYIRLQRNLKGYDPNTRHCLYGLDADLIMLALATHEIHFSILREIVFTPGQDKCFLCGQMGHMAANCEGKAKRKAGEFDEKGEAIVTKKPFQFLNIWTLREYLEYEMRISNPPSEIDFECIVDDFIFMCFFVGNDFLPHMPTLEIREGAINLLIAVYKKEFREFGGYLTNGSTINLSRVEHFIQAVGSYEDKIFQKRARLHQRQTERIKREKAQARRGDDAEPQFQPESLVAVSRFHGSRLASAPTPPPFQPSGHYNSQASASVRKDNKEAFERPLKVSRVSSGATVAAAIVEAENNLEIDAQDNKDELKTKLKEILREKSDVFNSKNAEEDKIKLGEPGWKERYYEEKFSAKTPEELEAIRKDVVLKYTEGLCWVMHYYYEGVCSWNWFYPYHYAPFASDLKGLGELDISFKLGTPFKPFDQLLGVFPAASSHALPEPYRRLMTDPNSPIIDFYPIDFEVDMNGKRFAWQGIAKLPFIDEVRLLAEVQKIENLLTPDEKRRNAIMFDLIFVNSCHPLSACISTLDNKCKNMPNSERAVVKEKINPKERDTCSGGMNGYISLCGGEPCPPIFRSPIASMEDIMDNHVICAIYRLPDAHKHITRPPQGVKFPKKDC from the exons ATGGGAGTTCCAGCGTTCTACCGATGGCTGGCGGAGAAGTATCCGATGGTGATTGTGGACGCGATCGAAGAGGAACCGGTCGTAATCGACGGCGTTCAAATCCCCGTCGATACGAGCAAGAAGAACCCTAACAACATCGAATACGATAACCTCTATCTCGACATGAACGGCATCATTCATCCTTGCTTCCACCCCGAGGATAGG CCGTCTCCGACGTCGTTCGATGAGGTGTTTGAGTGCATGTTCGACTACATTGACAGGCTATTCATTATGGTGCGGCCGCGGGAGCTGCTCTATATGGCTATTG ACGGTGTTGCGCCGAGGGCGAAAATGAACCAGCAACGGTCTAGGCGGTTTAGGGCTGCGAAAGATGCAGCTGATGCG GCTGCTGAAGAAGCAAGGTTAAGGGAGGAATTTgagaaggagggaagaaaaCTTCCTTCTAAAGGAGAGTCACAGACTTTTGATTCAAATGTCATTACACCTGGAACTGAATTTATGGCTGTTTTATCAATTGCACTTCAGTACTATGTTCATCTTAGGTTGAACAATGACCCTGGTTGGCAAAATATTAAG GTTATTCTTTCTGATGCAAATGTTCCTGGTGAAGGGGAGCATAAGATTATGTCCTATATCCGCCTGCAGAGAAATCTTAAAGGTTATGATCCAAATACACGACATTGCCTATATGGTTTG GATGCTGATCTGATTATGTTGGCATTGGCTACCcatgaaattcatttttcaattcttaGAGAG ATTGTATTTACTCCTGGACAAGACAAGTGCTTCCTCTGTGGTCAGATGGGTCATATGGCTGCAAACTGTGAAGGAAAGGCAAAAAGGAAGGCAGGAGAGTTTGATGAAAAAGGAGAGGCTATTGTGACGAAAAAGCCCTTCCAG ttCCTAAATATTTGGACTCTGAGAGAATATCTGGAGTATGAGATGAGAATATCTAATCCTCCTTCCGAGATTGATTTTGAATGCATTGTGGATGATTTTATCTTCATGTGTTTTTTTGTCGGCAATGATTTTCTACCACATATGCCTACACTAGAGATTCGTGAG GGTGCAATTAACTTGCTGATAGCAGTATACAAGAAGGAATTTAGGGAATTTGGTGGTTATTTAACCAATGGAAGCACG ATAAACTTGAGCAGGGTGGAGCACTTCATTCAGGCTGTTGGATCTTATGAAGATAAAATATTCCAGAAAAGAGCTCGATTGCATCAG CGACAAACAGAAAGAATAAAGCGTGAAAAGGCACAGGCAAGAAGGGGAGATGATGCTGAGCCTCAATTTCAACCAGAGTCTTTAGTCGCAGTTTCACGATTCCATGGTTCTCGTCTTGCTTCAGCTCCAACTCCTCCACCATTTCAACCTTCTGGGCATTATAATTCTCAAGCGTCTGCATCAGTTAGAAAAGACAATAAAGAAGCATTTGAGAGGCCTCTTAAAGTTTCTAGGGTTTCTTCTGGAGCAACTGTTGCCGCTGCTATTGTTGAAGCTGAGAATAATCTTGAAATAGAT GCTCAAGATAATAAAGAcgaattgaaaacaaaattaaaggagATACTTCGAGAGAAATCTGATGTATTTAACTCAAAAAATGCTGAAGAGGATAAG ATTAAGTTGGGAGAACCTGGCTGGAAAGAGAGGTATTATGAGGAAAAATTTTCTGCCAAAACTCCTGAGGAACTTGAAGCTATACGTAAAGATGTT GTCTTGAAATACACTGAAGGCCTATGTTGGGTGATGCACTATTATTATGAAGGCGTTTGTTCTTGGAATTG GTTTTATCCTTATCACTATGCCCCTTTTGCGTCTGATCTCAAAGGCCTTGGTGAACTTGATATTAGCTTTAAGCTGGGTACCCCATTCAAACCATTTGACCAGCTTCTAGGGGTCTTTCCTGCTGCAAG CTCTCATGCACTTCCTGAGCCATATAGGAGACTTATGACAGATCCAAACTCACCAATCATTGATTTTTATCCAATTG ACTTTGAAGTGGACATGAATGGCAAACGCTTTGCTTGGCAG GGTATTGCTAAGTTGCCATTTATTGATGAAGTGCGTCTTCTTGCAGAAGTTCAAAAGATTGAAAACTTGTTAACA ccaGACGAAAAGCGACGGAATGCTATAATGTTCGACTTGATCTTTGTGAATTCTTGTCATCCTCTCTCTGCATGCATAAGTACACTTGACAACAAGTGTAAAAACATGCCAAATAGTGAACGGGCTGTGGTCAAGGAAAAAATCAACCCCAAAGAAAG GGATACATGCAGTGGTGGAATGAATGGTTACATATCCTTATGTGGTGGAGAACCTTGCCCTCCTATTTTTAGGTCTCCTATTGCAAGCATGGAAGATATCATGGACAATCATGTTAT ATGTGCAATATATAGACTCCCAGATGCACATAAACATATTACCCGACCACCACAAGGAGTTAAATTTCCAAAAAA AGATTGTTGA